A genomic window from Aestuariirhabdus litorea includes:
- a CDS encoding M48 family metallopeptidase has product MIRIEGLVYDGRSSRAVPATLECNAEGELRLLGASGEGLAISSEGLGDIRVSSRLGDTPRYLYFSGGEKFETGDNDSVDRMLVMQRQGSSLGWVSTMERSWRYVLLSTALVVLVSWWGVRDGVPLVAQWVAQALPAEVSHKIGSGTLELLDSRVFSPSELSADRQRQLRGYFAPLVARYPELPLQLEFRRGNGLGANALALPSGVIVFTDELVALSDRDEQLLGVMAHEIGHIARRHTLRSVVQSSMMSLALVAITGDVSAASSVLVAAPTLLLELSYSREFEHEADQFAVVELKALGVSPSHLADMISRLEQSDGGAEGDGPLEAPSSSDRASWRDYLSTHPRGGERLELIAD; this is encoded by the coding sequence ATGATCCGTATCGAGGGGCTGGTCTACGATGGACGCAGCTCCCGAGCGGTCCCGGCGACGCTCGAGTGCAATGCCGAGGGGGAGCTGAGACTCCTGGGGGCGAGCGGAGAAGGGCTGGCTATCTCGTCGGAGGGGTTGGGTGACATCAGAGTTAGCAGCCGCCTGGGCGACACTCCCCGCTATCTCTACTTTTCCGGTGGTGAAAAATTCGAAACCGGCGATAACGACAGTGTTGATCGCATGCTGGTGATGCAGCGGCAGGGCAGCTCCCTTGGCTGGGTCTCGACCATGGAGCGCAGCTGGCGGTATGTGCTCCTCAGCACGGCGCTGGTCGTGCTGGTCTCCTGGTGGGGGGTACGCGACGGTGTACCCCTGGTAGCGCAGTGGGTAGCCCAGGCGTTACCGGCGGAGGTGTCGCACAAGATTGGCAGCGGGACGCTGGAGCTATTGGATAGTCGGGTATTCTCCCCCAGCGAACTGTCAGCTGACCGTCAGCGCCAGCTTCGGGGTTACTTTGCTCCCCTGGTCGCACGTTATCCCGAGTTGCCTCTTCAGTTGGAGTTCAGGCGCGGGAATGGCTTGGGGGCCAATGCGTTAGCCCTCCCCTCCGGGGTCATTGTGTTCACCGACGAGCTGGTAGCCCTGTCGGACAGGGATGAACAGTTGTTGGGGGTGATGGCCCACGAGATTGGCCATATCGCCCGGCGTCACACGCTGCGTTCGGTGGTGCAAAGCTCCATGATGTCGCTTGCGCTGGTCGCCATTACGGGCGATGTCAGCGCCGCCTCATCGGTATTGGTGGCGGCTCCGACCCTGCTGCTCGAGCTCTCCTACTCCCGTGAGTTTGAGCATGAGGCCGACCAGTTTGCGGTGGTGGAGCTGAAAGCACTGGGGGTATCGCCATCGCACCTGGCTGATATGATCTCTCGCCTGGAGCAGAGCGATGGTGGGGCAGAAGGCGATGGCCCGCTGGAAGCCCCTTCAAGCTCTGATAGGGCGAGTTGGCGGGATTACCTCTCTACCCATCCGCGGGGGGGCGAGCGCCTCGAGCTGATTGCCGACTGA
- the corA gene encoding magnesium/cobalt transporter CorA, whose protein sequence is MITAYSLNESGVQIDTLGIEDRLPPGCIWLDVVEPEENEREWLDQYFVEEVPDTEDLDEIEATSRFFTDKDGLHILSLFPHRAGKDIRNINVSFNLRKNILITLRDDEVGLFRLVRNYLKRQQIDVQAPLEIMIRLFTAKVDYLADLLEEVYESLEEASQMALRDQSSERDEVLKNITVQEDFNGQIRLNLMDSQRSMRFLARNSRALMDDSQLIEVKEMLRDIDSLLPHTSFLFDKINFLMDATMGFSNLEQSRIIKIFSIAAVVFLPPTVIASAYGMNFRVMPELDWAFGYPMALAMMFMSAASTYLFFKVKGWL, encoded by the coding sequence ATGATTACAGCCTACAGCCTGAATGAGTCCGGTGTGCAAATCGATACGCTTGGTATTGAGGATCGCCTGCCTCCGGGTTGTATCTGGCTGGATGTTGTCGAACCCGAGGAGAATGAACGCGAGTGGCTCGATCAATATTTCGTTGAGGAGGTTCCGGATACCGAGGACCTGGACGAAATCGAGGCAACGTCACGCTTCTTTACCGACAAGGATGGTCTCCATATCCTGTCGCTGTTTCCCCACCGGGCGGGCAAGGATATCCGTAACATCAACGTCTCGTTCAACCTGCGCAAGAATATTCTTATTACCCTGCGTGATGATGAGGTGGGACTGTTCCGCCTGGTGAGGAACTACCTCAAGCGGCAACAGATCGATGTGCAGGCACCACTGGAGATTATGATTCGCCTTTTCACGGCGAAGGTGGACTATCTCGCCGACCTGTTGGAGGAGGTCTACGAATCCCTCGAAGAGGCCAGCCAGATGGCGCTGCGTGACCAGAGCAGTGAGCGGGACGAGGTGCTTAAAAACATCACGGTGCAGGAGGACTTCAATGGCCAGATTCGTTTGAACCTGATGGACAGTCAGCGTTCCATGCGATTTTTGGCCCGTAACAGTCGTGCCCTGATGGATGATTCCCAACTGATTGAGGTAAAGGAGATGCTGCGGGATATCGACTCCCTGTTGCCCCATACCTCTTTCCTGTTCGACAAGATCAACTTTCTTATGGATGCCACCATGGGCTTCAGCAATCTGGAGCAGAGCCGGATCATCAAGATCTTCTCCATCGCGGCGGTGGTTTTCCTGCCGCCTACGGTGATTGCCAGTGCCTACGGCATGAATTTTCGGGTGATGCCGGAACTCGACTGGGCCTTCGGCTATCCGATGGCGCTTGCCATGATGTTCATGAGCGCGGCCAGTACCTATCTGTTTTTCAAGGTGAAAGGTTGGCTTTAG
- a CDS encoding sulfite exporter TauE/SafE family protein, with translation MVESAPMIWSLAALVMFAGAFVQCTIGFGLAVVAAPILYLLDPAYVPGPIIATALMISLLNSLRFRSQLALGRLGWAVLGRVPGCVLGIWILTLISPDLLSLLLGGAVLLAVVASLVKSSLQASPRNLFWAGLASGFMGTSSSIGGPPMALVLQNEEASSIRANLSGFFVISCLMSLGLLGWAGLFGAREWHLTLGLLAPAALGFVLSTRIATLEQHLFRPVLLLLCTLSALFVIFSAI, from the coding sequence ATGGTTGAGTCGGCCCCGATGATCTGGTCCCTGGCGGCGCTCGTGATGTTCGCCGGCGCCTTTGTGCAGTGCACCATCGGCTTTGGGCTGGCCGTGGTGGCGGCCCCGATTCTCTATCTGTTGGATCCCGCCTATGTGCCGGGACCGATTATCGCCACCGCGCTCATGATATCGCTACTCAACAGCCTGCGCTTTCGCAGCCAGCTGGCTCTCGGACGGTTGGGGTGGGCCGTGCTGGGTCGGGTGCCGGGTTGTGTATTGGGAATCTGGATACTGACACTCATCTCACCTGACCTGCTTTCCCTGTTACTGGGCGGTGCGGTGCTGCTGGCGGTGGTGGCCAGCCTGGTCAAGTCTAGTTTGCAGGCCAGCCCGCGAAACCTCTTTTGGGCGGGGCTTGCTTCCGGTTTTATGGGGACCTCCTCCTCCATCGGCGGGCCACCGATGGCACTGGTGCTGCAGAACGAAGAGGCGTCCTCGATCCGCGCCAACCTGTCGGGTTTTTTTGTCATTAGTTGCCTGATGTCGCTGGGGTTGCTGGGGTGGGCCGGGCTCTTTGGCGCCCGGGAGTGGCACCTTACCCTGGGACTGCTGGCTCCTGCAGCCCTGGGATTTGTCCTCTCAACGCGTATCGCGACCCTTGAACAACACCTGTTTCGACCGGTATTGTTGCTGCTCTGTACCCTGTCGGCGCTGTTTGTGATCTTTTCCGCGATTTGA
- the smrA gene encoding DNA endonuclease SmrA, translating to MQESESELFSREVSDVVPLKKRRVHFDKPNRTPSLAQQARKISAQSTPEEQEGVSTEGAVMVHPFDVLEFKRVGLQDGVYRKFRLGKYPIEATIDLHRMTLQEGQRELVRFIRDCFQLGLRTVTVNHGRGDRDPDNPARMKSHVAHWLPQMDAVLAYHSAQQHHGGSGVLYVLIRKADAQKQKNRERFRSR from the coding sequence ATGCAGGAAAGTGAATCGGAGCTGTTTTCCCGGGAGGTTTCGGATGTGGTACCGCTAAAGAAGCGGCGAGTACATTTCGACAAGCCCAACCGCACCCCCAGCCTGGCACAGCAGGCTCGAAAAATCAGTGCCCAGAGCACCCCCGAGGAGCAGGAGGGAGTCTCCACCGAGGGGGCGGTGATGGTGCACCCCTTTGATGTGCTGGAGTTCAAACGTGTGGGTTTGCAAGATGGGGTTTATCGAAAATTTCGCTTGGGTAAATACCCCATTGAGGCGACCATTGACCTGCATCGGATGACACTTCAGGAGGGGCAGCGAGAGCTGGTGCGTTTCATTCGTGACTGTTTCCAGTTGGGCTTGCGCACGGTTACCGTCAACCACGGTCGCGGTGATCGCGATCCCGACAACCCGGCTCGCATGAAGAGTCATGTAGCTCACTGGTTGCCGCAGATGGATGCGGTGCTGGCTTACCACAGCGCCCAGCAGCACCATGGTGGAAGTGGCGTGCTCTATGTGCTGATTCGAAAAGCTGATGCCCAGAAGCAGAAAAACCGTGAACGATTCCGCTCCCGCTAA
- a CDS encoding YjgN family protein, with the protein MQDTVKYHAVFHGKLLDGVDPDQARDKLATLFKLDPDALESLFERAPVVIKKGLDHAQAKQLKTKMARAGWQVAFRKVEASQPLTAEPEVSMATGNGHWSLEPIHSPDPVAESQPEAATQESSLEVVDDKATPSEAATEESTDAHGGQMWGKAQPRVKASPKPAAGEAAGIEARQSGPGISGDASQRGHEVSAAPRFVDFEFKGNGSEYFRIWIVNVLLSIVTLGIYSAWAKVRNNQYFYGHTLVEGSSFEYLASPITILKGRLVAFAVFVLYFALQQWSPLLGGLLPLLLLPLVPWVVIRSLAFNARNSAWRNIRFNFNASWFEALKAFILWPLAGTLTLGILMPYVLNRQKHFLINHSSFGATPFAFSGLAGIWYRFFLRLIGVVLVAGVLAGVFPALGVIIFPALYLGLYAAYKVFEGNLVFNMSQLGTVRFQSRLELKPVAWIYLTNTLGIILTLGLFIPWARVRMARYRAESLQLEMAEDLDQFVAREAERVTALGAEMGEMFDMEFSVI; encoded by the coding sequence ATGCAGGATACTGTTAAATACCATGCCGTATTTCACGGCAAACTGCTGGATGGCGTAGACCCCGATCAGGCTCGCGATAAGCTGGCCACCCTCTTCAAACTTGACCCTGATGCGCTTGAATCGCTCTTTGAGCGGGCACCGGTTGTGATCAAAAAAGGGCTTGATCATGCCCAGGCCAAGCAGTTGAAGACAAAAATGGCCCGGGCGGGTTGGCAGGTCGCCTTTCGCAAGGTGGAGGCCTCACAGCCGCTAACGGCGGAGCCCGAGGTCAGTATGGCAACGGGCAACGGCCACTGGTCCCTGGAGCCCATCCATTCGCCAGATCCGGTAGCCGAGTCGCAGCCCGAGGCAGCAACGCAGGAGTCTTCGCTGGAGGTGGTCGACGATAAGGCGACCCCGTCCGAGGCTGCGACAGAGGAGTCCACTGACGCTCATGGGGGGCAGATGTGGGGAAAAGCGCAGCCGCGGGTGAAAGCCTCTCCCAAGCCAGCCGCTGGAGAGGCGGCGGGGATCGAAGCGCGCCAGTCCGGACCTGGGATTTCGGGTGATGCCAGTCAGCGAGGGCACGAGGTGTCCGCTGCACCTCGTTTTGTCGATTTTGAGTTTAAGGGCAATGGCTCCGAGTACTTTCGCATCTGGATCGTCAATGTTCTGCTCTCCATTGTTACGCTAGGGATCTATTCCGCCTGGGCTAAAGTGAGGAATAATCAATATTTTTATGGCCACACCCTGGTCGAAGGCAGTAGCTTCGAGTACCTGGCCAGTCCGATCACCATTCTCAAGGGGCGTTTGGTTGCGTTCGCAGTGTTCGTGCTGTATTTCGCCCTGCAACAGTGGAGTCCGTTACTGGGGGGGCTGTTGCCGCTGCTTCTGCTACCCCTTGTGCCTTGGGTGGTGATTCGCTCGCTGGCATTCAATGCCCGTAACAGCGCCTGGCGCAACATCCGCTTCAACTTTAATGCCTCCTGGTTCGAGGCGCTCAAGGCCTTTATCCTCTGGCCGCTGGCGGGGACGCTGACCCTGGGTATCCTGATGCCCTATGTGCTCAACAGGCAGAAACACTTCCTGATCAACCACAGTAGCTTTGGCGCTACCCCCTTTGCTTTCTCCGGGCTTGCAGGGATCTGGTATCGATTCTTCCTGCGCCTGATCGGTGTTGTCCTGGTCGCGGGGGTGTTGGCCGGGGTGTTTCCCGCGCTCGGGGTGATTATTTTCCCTGCGCTCTATCTCGGGCTCTACGCGGCCTACAAGGTGTTTGAGGGTAACCTGGTCTTCAATATGAGCCAGCTGGGCACGGTGCGTTTCCAGAGCCGTCTGGAACTGAAACCGGTGGCCTGGATCTACCTGACCAACACCCTGGGGATCATCCTGACCCTGGGTCTCTTCATCCCCTGGGCCAGGGTGCGGATGGCGCGCTATCGCGCCGAGAGCCTCCAGCTTGAGATGGCGGAGGATCTGGACCAGTTTGTTGCCAGGGAGGCTGAGCGAGTCACTGCCCTCGGCGCCGAGATGGGAGAGATGTTTGATATGGAGTTCTCCGTCATATGA